In Cotesia glomerata isolate CgM1 unplaced genomic scaffold, MPM_Cglom_v2.3 scaffold_51, whole genome shotgun sequence, one DNA window encodes the following:
- the LOC123274663 gene encoding general transcription factor 3C polypeptide 1 isoform X1, producing MHLTRVDNSVFAPSANLVNLVIDEVALEGLDGITLDTLWIRLGARLQTQDEFPPAFKEQVWTICTSSRGINFYILEVPRAPLIIYDRYEYVDPDLGIITEPDDIPDDIYKYYPVDDVKNGVKGSCKSYHTRKLVTNMNSVSLQEASEKYGATLVIVASQELRQEALLGDSVSPTLELSVVQYCFLERVGRSRYHGEVTQGKNSLSVLNEDPKTLFYYRKLLLKHKLITKQSHYQKTSGHGSAGSLMHLPRFFVERKPKMVFLAERIIEMLKSRENYLMDYREIKKELQIEHSIKRLFKTSFFQKVARADLKVRYRELYPNAPDSEWQRKGCPSKEKIIQAVQLLDPKVDANTLWNKEDMVDDEDCYDLDVSNQLLNEPVLKQANSIVERANVHGISQRDLGVQMGMTKLQSRTILRNLSKLNVIGTYMDFSGRQRVSKFVSKKYEKRSRISKQFNSEIRKMNKLRKETLNEVARPNATTAMDFFYPLGSSDNSVNITSIDYKTVETTPAIEYHPAREENIDDPNIIVNDFETVNVDTFNANDADRIEDFSEEQTFADTKGQIISKATETIISGDIKFDARNSQQNVAEENYVEATINCPTAKECNLNIEMEIVNTPIKLETLDVNRYHLFSVANKVLNKYSKVRNKSIFQKRSHFKVGFFNVAHLDLSRLSSISCVNRWRRRRRKVKSAKNQNRKPKEAIVVSSVGEKCYSGRSKSNSVDTKECILPENFEPNPNIENHESECTAVSPALHPEDHILPERIDSNILGGEDASRKRVHPDESLSNEDINTKRIKISSNLFHEQPANTEMNAVINIEPEDYNSGFYNQDNYYNEGYPEGYCDDGYNPEEYYNAEGYNPENCNTEGYNPEESYNLEDNYDNSWVDDDDDEKIIDATTTSTAYSYRMLKRLNLIITMVKEHKVVDDPSKLMKMINQHEESEGYDVKMDKKSLMRMLQRLARDNLVKNMKLTLSGNGRKKVLFFVCDKNINVNHSVIQSAVEQAKIKFCLTPPTKKVVKMNSRSGTSNEMSAKSTDPTKTDSTVLVANEKDNPKVPALEVKFDLKAGRDYGYKPKFIRMKIMHKLLFYLIYEYKGENLSKIDQIERLRAEGNEISEKMAEEMSEIYYRDVDWRMFIPPLPQHSTWERGWAMISDIILRLPLSIFLEIHKLPFYLPALNYYLNHPIRKHYLMKDLPMLIRSQIFRNRKYIYSIIETIQRLAYIGLVQFGPQKFKEKDHVFIYLNTRSQLVDTTPSAPGYHKIEEREYSVQSYTFDRLQTVENYWYDMWQICVCTRLGGRQTVEGTEITLEDLTKKPEMIQCLKQVLPNEVASQDLGILPGDRKGAAGIDSAFFSHLKRNWNWENFHSSVSLRSMKKQSDKERTARLAKVEVKPLKYTEFKGLKKVTGPTTIIANKPPVKKQKVNPNPAPPKLVVSTITHRPDKIVRKVLPRKRQERKRVHYDEIDHQALQNMKMQRVNWDAREDHILSICKIVMVYLCPNPRAQLLSFSVIRDVLKFYSKTSINKTSRACQRRMFNIYKRPQVALAVTLGVEELKENPYIRKKYHNIVDVIRSNYEPHQHDEKITSVFKAICHYVARKHHLSQKDPPESTHQPATLGEFHLLFKISRPQGPEEGFTKPVRNINDIHSSTINSIIFSSICSGKDRRSSTYQLYRIYQQYPEFLLKSAITQIKNDKTVSIKKQFESVLKRIGNGCCMPMTSSQIQLSCKYNYLFQSVFSLEIFSEAQVFLQKLIEGYASNSLGSEHGVEFDSPTGGVILGLQEFLANQNLDFNIKIPDYVIVLDQEMPEHDTGFKKVAERYQNILCSLENAETREEQEKEKQPQDLEQREDVSENDDSPADISVVAVKATKKNPLRKDSWGWQKSDTGSNSSNGLVLNSSSQSNIQRPVRGCQFVLDDSDDELEFKTSIDGREIIITKGDIDNNKSSFIENDMHEAFRQTKLGNLNDLPENLGSDDQEEDPREALLNLVNQVTMGSSIDELNRIVNEHIPMDVDDERTTKQSIRRAAIKRGRTDQDDGFEFVNIEDFDHVNEEPESRRNVSNMVNDIIANVNYCHESRNQSRVRDEDTGETRKNFTRIALLKVRAELNEKLHNLPDSHHAHEYFAVSKFRLYYSMPKIDKEIITNPHFVIDDRVKENLFLLKNDSYKNVVQDLNKFAVFPKNRPDYESVKEDLETQGTIESFEIDLIYDYVRNKREQGATLKELTNKFYRVLEEKLYDILSYMTNCRLFLRSGVTEMHYIHYSYAEPWYVESIKILRLLRESLPLFPPGSVYVFNSTNHYTQSTKVSDTYLSEKITKVVDFGDCIDDDDDGNDKNPDDNDKNPHNNDNNNENDDNNLSNKIVQDDNVTNDNNNADQDHENNHDEDVSVNKNADDDQENIPKVPKNSDDNDKNSNDNDNNNENDADNHLSNKTVQDDNVTNDNDNANQDRENTNHENDRGEDVSVNKNADENQENISKVSKNSDVKVLYPKSSRGNVGFLLQTQDIDSAIKNLDFSSAEKINVVVRPWIRIDGTVNRMILEKMLGAILSHCLMHPGIALSQVQTKFVPALQPYHTRELVEILVKLDCLSLRVVRKPPCTLFSSASSIKLYYPAKSDGSSELESEIIVETTIGAVIKFGTFIRYYLSRKANINDSTDNNDGNGESESI from the exons ATGCATTTAACCCGAGTAGACAATTCAGTATTTGCGCCATCAGCAAATCTGGTGAATTTAGTAATCGACGAGGTAGCGTTAGAAGGTCTAGATGGAATAACATTAGACACATTATGGATCAGACTGGGTGCACGATTGCAGACTCAAGACGAGTTTCCTCCAGCATTCAAAGAGCAAGTATGGACAATTTGTACTTCAAGCcgaggaataaatttttacattttagaAGTACCAAGAGCTCCGCTGATTATTTACGACCGGTACGAGTACGTAGACCCCGACTTGGGAATTATAACCGAACCAGACGACATTCCAGATGATATTTACAAGTACTATCCAGTAGATGACGTCAAAAACGGTGTCAAAGGCTCTTGCAAAAGCTATCACACACGCAAGCTGGTTACCAACATGAATTCTGTAAGCTTGCAAGAAGCTAGCGAAAAGTACGGTGCGACTCTAGTGATCGTTGCCTCCCAAGAATTAAGACAGGAAGCTTTATTAGGAGACAGCGTTAGCCCGACGTTGGAGCTGAGTGTTGttcaatattgttttttgGAACGAGTCGGAAGATCTCGGTACCATGGAGAAGTCACTCAGGGTAAGAACAGTTTGAGTGTTCTAAATGAAGATCCGAAGACACTTTTTTACTACCGAAAGTTGCTGCTAAAGCACAAGCTGATAACAAAGCAATCGCACTATCAAAAGACATCAGGACATGGAAGTGCTGGAAGTTTGATGCATTTACCGCGTTTTTTCGTCGAGCGCAAACCTAAGATGGTTTTTTTAGCTGAGAGGATCATTGAGATGCTCAAGAGTCGTGAAAATTATCTGATGGACTACCGGGAGATAAAAAAAGAGTTGCAAATTGAACATAGTATCAAGCGTTTGTTTAAAACTTCTTTTTTTCAGAAAGTCGCCAGAGCTGATTTAAAAGTTAGGTACCGAGAATTATATCCCAATGCACCTGACTCTGAGTGGCAACGCAAGGGATGTCCGTCCAAGGAGAAGATAATTCAGGCGGTGCAATTACTTGATCCTAAGGTAGATGCAAACACTCTGTGGAATAAAGAAGACATGGTTGATGACGAAGATTGTTATGATCTTGATGTTTCTAATCAACTTCTTAATGAACCGGTTTTGAAGCAAGCTAACAGTATCGTGGAACGTGCTAATGTCCACGGTATTAGTCAACGAGATCTTGGCGTGCAAATGGGTATGACTAAGCTGCAATCACGAACGATATTAAGGAACTTGTCGAAGCTGAATGTTATTGGAACTTATATGGACTTTTCCGGGAGACAGAGGGTCAGTAAATTTGTGtcgaaaaaatatgaaaaacgcAGTAGGATtagtaaacaatttaattcggAGATTCGTAAAATGAACAAGTTACGTAAAGAGACTTTAAATGAAGTTGCTAGGCCTAATGCCACTACGGCAATGGATTTCTTTTATCCTCTTGGCTCTAGTGACAATAGTGTCAATATTACTAGTATTGATTATAAAACTGTCGAAACTACTCCTGCTATTGAATATCATCCGGCTCGTGAGGAAAATATCGATGATccaaatattattgttaatgaCTTTGAAACTGTTAATGTTGATACTTTTAATGCAAATGACGCTGATAGGATCGAAGATTTTTCTGAGGAACAAACTTTTGCAGACACCAAAGGCCAAATAATTTCGAAAGCTACTGAGACAATTATTTCTGGTGATATTAAATTCGACGCGCGAAATTCTCAACAAAATGTTGCTGAAGAAAATTATGTTGAAGCTACGATAAATTGTCCGACGGCTAAggaatgtaatttaaatattgaaatggAAATTGTAAACACTCCGATAAAATTAGAAACACTCGATGTTAATCGTTATCACTTATTTTCGGTTGCAAATAAAGTATTGAATAAATACTCAAAGGTGAGAAATAAAAGTATATTTCAGAAGCGTAGTCACTTTAAAGttggattttttaatgtcGCTCATTTAGATTTATCGAGATTATCTTCAATCTCTTGTGTTAACCGTTGGAGACGTAGAAGAAGAAAAGTTAAATCTGCAAAAAATCAGAATCGTAAGCCAAAAGAAGCTATTGTTGTAAGTTCTGTGGGTGAAAAGTGCTATTCTGGAAGAAGCAAATCAAATTCTGTGGATACTAAAGAATGCATTCTTCcagaaaattttgaaccaaatCCGAATATTGAAAATCATGAGTCGGAATGTACAGCGGTGAGTCCTGCTTTGCATCCTGAAGATCATATTCTTCCCGAACGAATTGATTCAAATATATTGGGTGGCGAAGATGCTTCTCGCAAACGAGTTCATCCGGATGAATCTTTAAGTAATGAagatataaatacaaaaagaataaaaataagcagTAATTTGTTCCACGAGCAACCAGCGAATACTGAAATGAATGCAGTAATTAATATCGAACCTGAAGATTATAATTCTGGATTTTATAATCaagataattattacaatgaGGGTTATCCAGAAGGATATTGCGACGATGGTTATAATCCAGAAGAATACTATAATGCTGAAGGTTATAACCCAGAAAACTGTAATACAGAAGGTTATAATCCGGAAGAGAGTTATAACCTAGAAGACAATTACGATAATTCTTGGGTTGATGACGATGACGACGAAAAGATAATTGACGCAACAACAACGTCAACCGCTTACTCTTATCGGATGCTCAAGAGGTTAAATCTGATAATAACAATGGTAAAAGAGCACAAAGTTGTCGATGACCCTTCCAAGCTGATGAAAATGATAAACCAACATGAGGAAAGTGAAGGATACGATGTTAAAATGGACAAGAAGTCATTGATGAGGATGTTACAGCGATTAGCGCGTGATAATTTGGTCAAGAACATGAAATTGACCCTGAGCGGCAATGGCAGGAAAAAAGTTCTCTTCTTCGTATGTGACAAGAATATTAATGTAAATCACTCGGTAATTCAATCAGCGGTCGAACAGGCTAAAATAAAGTTCTGTTTAACGCCTCCCACTAAGAAGGTTGTTAAAATGAACAGCCGATCGGGGACTTCCAATGAAATGTCTGCGAAGTCTACGGACCCTACCAAAACAGATTCTACTGTTCTGGTAGCTAATGAGAAAGATAATCCTAAAGTGCCGGCCCTTGAGGTCAAATTCGATTTAAAGGCCGGAAGAGATTACGGTTACAAGCCGAAGTTTATCCGCATGAAAATAATGCACAAGCTTTTGTTTTACTTGATTTACGAGTACAAGGGAGAAAATCTATCAAAGATAGACCAGATCGAGCGACTACGTGCAGAAGGTAATGAGATATCTGAAAAAATGGCGGAAGAAATGTCCGAAATTTATTACAGAGACGTTGACTGGAGAATGTTTATTCCGCCTCTGCCGCAGCACAGTACCTGGGAAAGAGGATGGGCTATGATTTCCGATATCATTCTTCGTTTACCACTCTCTATCTTCCTGGAAATTCACAAGCTTCCGTTTTACCTCCCAGCTTTGAACTACTACCTCAACCACCCAATCAGAAAGCATTATTTGATGAAAGACCTCCCAATGTTAATTCGCAGTCAGATTTTCAGGAACCGTAAGTATATTTATTCCATTATCGAGACTATTCAGCGGCTCGCCTACATCGGACTGGTACAATTTGGCCCTCAGAAGTTCAAAGAAAAGGatcatgtttttatttatctaaataCGCGGAGTCAATTGGTAGACACGACGCCCTCAGCTCCCGGGTACCACAAAATTGAAGAGAGAGAATATTCCGTTCAGAGTTACACTTTCGACAGGTTACAAACTGTTGAGAATTACTGGTACGACATGTGGCAAATTTGTGTTTGTACCAGATTGGGAGGCCGTCAAACTGTCGAAGGAACGGAAATAACTTTAGAAGATCTGACAAAAAAACCGGAAATGATTCAATGTTTGAAACAGGTACTTCCTAATGAAGTTGCCTCACAAGATTTAGGAATATTACCGGGAGACAGAAAAGGTGCAGCGGGAATTGACTCGGCTTTCTTTTCGCATCTTAAACGCAATTGGAACTGGGAGAACTTCCACTCAAGTGTGTCTCTGAGGTCGATGAAAAAGCAATCGGATAAAGAACGCACTGCTCGGTTGGCGAAGGTCGAGGTCAAGCCCCTCAAGTATACAGAGTTTAAGGGGTTGAAAAAAGTTACAGGGCCAACAACTATTATTGCCAATAAACCGCCGGTCAAGAAACAGAAAGTTAACCCTAATCCTGCGCCGCCTAAGTTAGTCGTGAGCACCATTACGCATCGACCAGATAAGATTGTAAGAAAAGTTTTGCCCAGGAAGCGCCAGGAACGGAAGCGTGTTCATTATGACGAGATCGATCACCAAGCTCttcaaaatatgaaaatgcaACGAGTCAATTGGGATGCACGAGAAGATCACATTCTTTCGATATGCAAAATTGTTATGGTGTATCTTTGCCCAAATCCTCGGGCTCaacttttatcattttctgtGATCAGAGACGTCTTGAAATTTTACTCCAAAACCTCTATCAACAAAACTTCACGCGCGTGCCAACGGAGAATgtttaacatatataaaagACCCCAGGTAGCTTTGGCTGTTACTTTGGGTGTCGAAGAGCTCAAAGAAAATCCTTATATCAGGAAAAAGTATCACAATATTGTGGACGTTATTCGTTCGAATTATGAACCTCATCAgcatgatgaaaaaataaccAGTGTTTTCAAAGCTATTTGCCATTATGTGGCAAGAAAACATCATCTTTCACAGAAAGATCCTCCAGAATCGACACATCAGCCAGCCACTCTCGGAGAATTCCATCTTTTGTTTAAGATTAGTCGTCCTCAAGGACCGGAGGAAGGCTTCACTAAACCAGTGCGTAACATAAATGACATCCATTCCTCTactattaattcaattatttttagctCTATCTGTTCCGGTAAAGATCGTCGTTCGTCGACGTATCAATTGTATCGTATTTATCAGCAGTATCCAGAATTTTTGCTGAAAAGCGCAATTAcccaaataaaaaatgacaaaacaGTATCCATTAAAAAGCAGTTTGAATCAGTCTTGAAAAGAATTGGTAATGGATGCTGCATGCCAATGACCAGCTCTCAGATTCAACTGAGCTGTAAATACAACTACTTATTTCAATCGGTATTttcactggaaattttcagtGAAGCGCAAGTATTTCTTCAGAAATTGATCGAAGGTTACGCGAGCAATTCTCTTGGTTCAGAACATGGTGTCGAATTTGATTCGCCCACTGGAGGAGTAATTTTAGGACTCCAGGAATTTTTGGCAAACCAGAAtcttgattttaatattaaaatacctGATTACGTTATTGTTCTTGACCAGGAAATGCCAGAGCATGATACGGGTTTTAAGAAGGTCGCTGAAAGGTATCAGAATATTTTGTGTAGTTTGGAGAATGCTGAAACCAGAGAAGAACAAGAAAAGGAAAAGCAGCCACAGGATTTGGAGCAAAGAGAAGATGTCTCTGAAAATGATGATTCTCCAGCAGATATTTCTGTTGTTGCTGTTAAAGCTACTAAGAAAAATCCGTTAAGGAAAGATTCTTGGGGCTGGCAAAAATCTGATACTGGTAGCAATAGTAGTAATGGATTGGTACTAAATAGCAGTAGTCAAAGTAATATCCAAAGACCAGTCAGAGGTTGTCAATTCGTACTTGATGACAGTGACGACGAATTAGAGTTTAAAACTTCAATAGACGGTCgggaaataataattactaaggGTGATATTGATAATAACAAGTCATCGTTCATCGAAAATGATATGCATGAAGCATTTAGACAGACAAAATTAGGAAACTTGAACGATTTGCCAGAAAATCTAGGCAGCGATGACCAAGAAGAGGATCCGCGTGAAGCTTTACTGAACTTGGTTAACCAAGTTACGATGGGCTCATCGATTGATGAGCTGAATAGGATCGTTAATGAGCACATTCCTATGGATGTTGATGATGAGCGGACAACTAAGCAGTCTATACGACGTGCAGCCATAAAACGCGGAAGAACTGACCAAGATGATGGCTTTgagtttgtaaatattgaagattttGACCACGTTAATGAAGAGCCAGAGAGCCGAAGAAATGTTTCGAATATGGTTAATGATATCATTGCAAATGTGAATTATTGTCATGAATCAAGAAATCAAAGTCGTGTTCGAGATGAAGATACTGGTGAGACgcggaaaaattttacaagaatAGCGTTGCTTAAAGTACGCGCCgagttaaatgaaaaattacataatttaCCAGATAGCCATCACGCCCATGAATATTTTGCTGTAAGTAAATTTAGACTTTATTATTCCATGCCCAAGATTGATAAAGAGATAATCACTAATCCACATTTTGTTATCGACGACAGAGTTaaagagaatttatttttattaaaaaatgactctTACAAAAATGTTGTTCAAGATTTGAACAAATTTGCAGTCTTTCCGAAAAATCGGCCCGATTACGAGAGTGTTAAGGAAGATCTTGAGACTCAGGGGACAATTGAGTCTTTTGAAATTGATCTTATTTATGATTATGTCCGCAATAAACGTGAACAAGGAGCAACTCTCAAAGAATTGACCAATAAATTTTACCGAGTACTCGAGGAAAAATTGTATGATATTCTTTCTTACATGACTAATTGCCGTCTCTTCTTGCGGTCTGGTGTTACGGAGATGCATTACATTCATTATTCTTACGCCGAACCCTGGTATGTTGAGTCGATTAAAATCTTACGATTACTGCGTGAATCCTTGCCACTTTTCCCACCCGGAAGTGTTTATGTTTTTAACTCTACGAATCATTACACCCAGTCTACGAAAGTATCAGACACATATTTGTCCGAGAAGATTACTAAAGTTGTTGATTTCGGTGATTGTATTGACGACGATGATGATGGTAATGATAAAAATCCTGacgataatgataaaaatcctcataataacgataataataatgagaaCGATGATAATAATCTGAGTAATAAGATCGTCCAAGATGATAATGTTACCAATGACAATAACAATGCCGATCAAGATCATGAAAATAATCATGATGAAGAtgttagtgtaaataaaaatgctGATGATGATCAAGAGAATATTCCTAAAGTACCAAAAAATTCTGacgataatgataaaaattctaatgataacgataataataatgagaaCGATGCTGATAATCATCTGAGTAATAAGACTGTTCAAGATGATAATGTTACCAATGACAATGACAATGCCAATCAAGATCGCGAAAATACTAATCATGAAAATGATCGTGGTGAAGAtgttagtgtaaataaaaacgcTGATGAGAATCAAGAGAATATTTCAAAAGTATCAAAAAATTCTGACGTTAAAGTACTTTATCCAAAGAGTTCTCGTGGAAATGttggatttttattacaaactcAAGATATTGATTCTGCAATCAAAAACTTAGATTTCAG TTCAGCCGAAAAAATAAACGTGGTAGTAAGACCATGGATAAGAATTGACGGGACGGTTAATCGCATGATATTAGAAAAAATGCTTGGAGCAATACTATCACACTGTTTAATGCACCCTGGTATTGCGTTATCACAAGTGCAAACAAAATTTGTGCCAGCATTACAGCCTTATCATACTCGAGAGCTCGTTGAG atACTTGTCAAACTGGATTGTTTATCATTAAGAGTAGTACGTAAACCACCTTGTACATTGTTTTCAAGCGCTTCATCAATAAAACTAt ATTATCCAGCCAAAAGTGATGGATCTTCAGAGCTTGAAAGTGAAATAATTGTCGAAACAACAATAGGTGCAGTCATAAAATTCGGTACTTTTATTCGCTATTATCTCTCACGTAAAGCAAATATCAATGACTCTACTGATAATAATGATGGAAATGGTGAAAGTGAATCCATTTAA